ACGTGGAGGGCTTCGCAGACAGGGTGATAGAGCTCATGCAAAAGCCAGAGAAGGCAGCCCAGATGGGCAGGCGGGGCAGGAAGACTGTGAAGGAGAAGTTCCTCATCACGAGGGGTCTCTTGGAGCACATCAGGCTGCTTAGCGAGTTTGCGTGAGCTATATCCTCACGACGGAGTTGTCCCCTATCTTGAAGCTGTGCCCCTTGGGAAGGCTGTTGCCCCTCTCCACGAGGGCATCCCTTCCTATCAGGCTGTCCACGACCCTCTCCACATCGAGTATCCTCGCCCCCTCCATCACCACTGAGCCCTCGACCTCCGTGCCCACTATCTCGCACCCATCCCCGATGCTGGTGTACGGTCCGATGTAGGCGTTGGATATCGTGCACTCCCTTCCTATGATGGCGGGCCCCTTCACCACAGAGCCATCCCTGAGCACCGTGCCCTCGCCCACCACCACCCTCCCCCTGATGATGGCGTCCTCCACAGTGCCCCTGATGTCGGTGTGGATGTCGTCGAGCACGAGGGTGTTCGCCTCCAGTATGTCCTCGGACTTGCCCGTGTCCTTCCACCATCCATCCACGATTGACGCCTTCACGCTGTATCCATGGTCTATGAGCCACTGAATGGCGTCCGTGATTTCGAGCTCGTTCCTCCACGATGGGGTTATGGAGTGCACTGCATCGAATATGACGTGCCTGAACAGGTATATGCCCACGAGGGCGAGGTCGGATGGGGGGTGCTCTGGCTTCTCTATCAGCCTCATCACCTTCCCCTGCTCATCGAGCTGTGCCACGCCAAACTGCTGGGGGTTGTTCACGTGGCTCAGCAGTATGCTCGCATCCACGCCCGAGCTTAGAAAGTCGTCCACGTGCCTCGTGATGCCCTCCCTCAGGATGTTGTCTCCGAGGTACACCACGAACGGCTCGTCTTTGAGAAAGCCCTGCGATATCTTGACGGCATGGGCGATGCCCCTTGGGGCATCCTGCTCTATGAACTCGATTGTCGCATCCCACTCCCTCGAGAGCACGGTGTCCATCACCTGCTCCTTGTTGGGACCCACCACGAT
This window of the Methermicoccus shengliensis DSM 18856 genome carries:
- a CDS encoding glucose-1-phosphate thymidylyltransferase, encoding MRGLVLSGGHGTRLRPITYSYQKQLIPVANKPILFYAIEDIIEAGIHEIGIVVGPNKEQVMDTVLSREWDATIEFIEQDAPRGIAHAVKISQGFLKDEPFVVYLGDNILREGITRHVDDFLSSGVDASILLSHVNNPQQFGVAQLDEQGKVMRLIEKPEHPPSDLALVGIYLFRHVIFDAVHSITPSWRNELEITDAIQWLIDHGYSVKASIVDGWWKDTGKSEDILEANTLVLDDIHTDIRGTVEDAIIRGRVVVGEGTVLRDGSVVKGPAIIGRECTISNAYIGPYTSIGDGCEIVGTEVEGSVVMEGARILDVERVVDSLIGRDALVERGNSLPKGHSFKIGDNSVVRI